The genomic stretch ATTTGAACTGGTCTATACCTACTGAGTCTGATTGTTGAACTTTAATTCTTGCAAAATATTTTATCATTAATTTTGAGATTACTGACCAGGTATCTTTTGTGATGAAATCAGCAACATTTGGATGAAGGCTAAGTATCAATCTGAATTCTGATGAAGAGCGACGGAAATTTTTAAGCCAGCGGTCAATTTCATTTATAAGAACAGCTTTAGAAGTGATTCTGCCACTGCCTTTACACATGGGACACGACTCTGTAAGTTTCTCAACAATATTCTGGTTGATTCTCTGACGTGTTATCTGCATCAATCCAAGCTGTGAAAGCGGATAAATAACAGTTTTTGCCCTATCGCGTGCCATTTCCTTTTTCATTTCGTTGTAGAGTTTCTTTCTATTGTTATCATCGGTCATATCAATGAAGTCAATAATAATCATACCACCCAAATCCCTCAGTCTGATTTGCTTAGCTACTTCTTTCATGGCTTCCATATTAGTCTTAAAGGCATTTCTTTCCTGATCACGGTCAGATCCCTTTCCTGAGTTTACATCTATTACAGTCATTGCCTCTGTATGCTCTATCATTACATCGCCGCCACTTGTAAGATTTACACGTCTTTTATACGTTTTAGCAAGCTCTTTATCAATTCCGAAATCCTCAAAAATACCATTCTTACCGGTATAAAGTTCCACTCTGTTTTCAAGGTGTGGAGATACACGCTTAATATAATTATTCAAATCCTTATAAAGTTTCTTCGAATCAACATTAACCCGCTGAACATTCGGAGTAAATAAATCTCTGACTATACTATTAGCAAGCTGCATATCCATATATACATTACCGGGCTTTGTAAGTCCGGACATTTTTTTCTCTATTTCTGACCAAATGTCTAAAAGCTCTATCCAGTCACGCTTTAACTCTTCTTCATTCTTGCCGCGTGAAGCAGTCCTTATAATGCAACCGGCACCTTTTGGGAGAAATTTCTTTGCTGTTGAGCGAAGTCTCCGCCGTTCCTGATATGAAGAAATTTTTCTTGAAACGCCAACTAATTCATCTTTTGGAAGAAATACTACATACCTGCCCGGAATAGCAATTTTTGATGTTACCTTGACTCCTTTGTTTGCATAAGCTTCACGAACTATCTGAACAAGAACCCACTGTCCTTCCTTCAGATTAATTGTTACTTCTCCTGAACGTTTGGTTTTAAATTTTGCTAATCTGTTGTTTTTCTGATTTTTATAGTTTTTCTTTGCGGGCTTTTTTTCAGAAGGCTCAGGTTCGTTATCTTCATTTGTTTCATTAGTTTCTGAAATGATTTCGGAGTCTAAAGACTCGTCATCGTCTTCTTCGGTAATAACATTTAATTCAAGATTCTCATCCACATCCGAAAAATGCAGAAAAGCGTCCTGATTAAGCCCTATATCAATAAATGCTGCATTGATGCCCTGAAGAATTTTGCTGACTTTGCCATAATAAATACTTCCTATGTACCGCTCTTTGTTTGGTAACTCAATGAAATATTCCGCAAGTTCGCCATCTTCTGTGATAGCTACTCTGACTTCATTTATCGCTGAATTTATTATTATTTCTTTTTTCATTCTAAAAATAACATTATTTGAATATACAAAAATATCAAATTTTTAGTCAATATCATTATGTTTTGTTAGAATATTTTAATTACTTATTAAATCAATCATTAAAAAACATATTAATGTTCAAAAATATCGTTTATACCGGTTTCAATTCTTCTTGCTACATTTTTTGATTGTTGCTTAGGCTTACCTGGATTATATTTTTTACTTTTAAAAAAAGTAATCGAAAATTGAAGTGTGTTATTTATATTATGAGTATTGCAACTTTTACTTTGAAATAATTCAAAATTTATGAATAAAATTAAAAATTGATTAAAATCTAATAATAATTGTCTTGTGACGTTTATAACAATATTAAGAATACATAAACCAGATTTTGGAGTTTTATAAAATGAAATATATCAGTAAATTATCAATTTTATTGATGATAGTATTGTTTGTTGCTTGTTCGTCCGATAAAGATACCGGAAAAATGAGTGAAAAAGAAATTTTGATGAATGAGTATTTGGATAAAGGTCATACAATTTCCGAAGAAAGTTTCAATACAATTAGATTAAGCCTGATGCAGGCTATGGGAGCAAATGGCATCAGTGGTGCTGTCGAGTTTTGCAATTTAGCCGCATATCCCCTAACAGACTCGCTTTCAGAAGTTTTTAATGCTGAGATACGACGTACTACAAAGCAATGGAGAAATCCAAAGAATGCTCCAAGGGATTATGAATTAAAGATTTTGGAAGAATTTGAAAAAATACACTCCGAAGGACGTCTTATTAAAGATAGTGTATTTTCCCTTTCAGATGAGGAAATACTATATGTCAGACCAATTTATATTCAGGGATTATGCCTGAATTGCCATGGTTCTGTAGGTTCGACACTTTCTAATGATAATTATGATGTCATTAAAAAATTATATCCTGATGATAACGCAGCAGATTATAAATCAGGTGATTTGAGAGGTATGTGGACTGTAAAATTCAAAAAAGAGAAAAAAAGAAATTAATCATAGTCTTATAGCAAAGGGCTTAAGCCCTTTGTTGCTTGGTGAATCTTCTGCAAAGGGCTTAAGCCCTTTGTTGCAACTTTTGATTTAACATTCAACATTTAACTATCTCACATCTTCACAAACTTCTCAACCTTATTGCCAATACGGATGATATACACGCCTGCTGGAAGGTGAGAAACATCAATTTTTACTCCCTCTCCATTTATGGAGAGGGCTGGGGTGAGGTCAATACCAAGTGTGTTGGAAATCTGCACTTTATCAACCATAGGGTTAACCCTATGGTTGATTTCAGGGATAGAAATTGTAATATAATCATTTGTTGGATTCGGGCTTATAACAATTTCCCGATTCTTACTGCTCTCCCAAACGCTGGTAGTGGGTGTACCTGTGAATTTTAAATCAGTTGTGTCGCCATTGATAAGTCTAACTGTATGCTTTAGTGGTGAAAACTTGAAATTATCATGAACTGGAGTTATATCCCAAGTTTTATAGGATTCTATATTAAGAAATTCAAATTTGCCCGTAGCGTCGGTTTTGGTTATTGTATCAGCAAGACCTAAACCGTCAGGTGTAATCACTGAACGGGCAAAACGGACATCTATATCATCAAGACTTTTGCCATCGGTACCAATTACGTAACCGCTTATTGTATGGTATGTGCGTAAGTCTGTTGCATTAAAATCAAAACCTGTGGTGTCATGGCTTAATTCTATATCATACTGCAAGGGTGAATAATCAAATGGTTTGTAATCGTATAAAGGATTACCGCCATCATAATATTTGTTCATTGCCTTTACTGTGTATGAACCTTTTTTAAGGCGGGTAAATTTATAATAACCATCTGCATCTGTCATTGTAACACGATAATCATTTAGAAAAATGGAAACACCAGATTGCCCACTACCGTCCAGCAATACCCTGCCGCTTATACTTA from Ignavibacteriota bacterium encodes the following:
- a CDS encoding Rne/Rng family ribonuclease, whose product is MKKEIIINSAINEVRVAITEDGELAEYFIELPNKERYIGSIYYGKVSKILQGINAAFIDIGLNQDAFLHFSDVDENLELNVITEEDDDESLDSEIISETNETNEDNEPEPSEKKPAKKNYKNQKNNRLAKFKTKRSGEVTINLKEGQWVLVQIVREAYANKGVKVTSKIAIPGRYVVFLPKDELVGVSRKISSYQERRRLRSTAKKFLPKGAGCIIRTASRGKNEEELKRDWIELLDIWSEIEKKMSGLTKPGNVYMDMQLANSIVRDLFTPNVQRVNVDSKKLYKDLNNYIKRVSPHLENRVELYTGKNGIFEDFGIDKELAKTYKRRVNLTSGGDVMIEHTEAMTVIDVNSGKGSDRDQERNAFKTNMEAMKEVAKQIRLRDLGGMIIIDFIDMTDDNNRKKLYNEMKKEMARDRAKTVIYPLSQLGLMQITRQRINQNIVEKLTESCPMCKGSGRITSKAVLINEIDRWLKNFRRSSSEFRLILSLHPNVADFITKDTWSVISKLMIKYFARIKVQQSDSVGIDQFKFFSVRQQKDITGEYL
- a CDS encoding DUF3365 domain-containing protein translates to MKYISKLSILLMIVLFVACSSDKDTGKMSEKEILMNEYLDKGHTISEESFNTIRLSLMQAMGANGISGAVEFCNLAAYPLTDSLSEVFNAEIRRTTKQWRNPKNAPRDYELKILEEFEKIHSEGRLIKDSVFSLSDEEILYVRPIYIQGLCLNCHGSVGSTLSNDNYDVIKKLYPDDNAADYKSGDLRGMWTVKFKKEKKRN